ATTTAAAGAGAGCGCAACGCGATGACCGATTGGCAAAAGGTATATTCTGATAGGACCGAATACCGCGCCAATATCGTTGTCTCTGTGCTGGAGGACAAGGGGATTCAACCCGTGCTCATCAATAAAAAAGATGCAGCATATCAATTGGGTCAATTTGAAGTCCATGTAGTGGCCGATGATGTGATTCGGGCGATTAAGATTATAAAAGATGACATCAAATTCGAATAATAAGTTTGGCGATCTAGTCAAGCGATTGATTACGGGTATACTAGGAGCGGCATTTACGATATTTGTGGTGGCCTATGATCAATGGGGGTTTTTTGGTGCATTCTTGTTTTTGGCTGTCATGACTCAGCTTGAGTTTTATAAATTGATTCAAGCCAGTGGGATTATTCCTCTCAAAACCTACGGGACACTGATGGGTATACTCATTTTTACTTTGTTTTTTCTTGGGTCGTCAGGCCATGTACACGATACGGACTGGTTTTACATCATATTGCCATTGACCTCTGGTGTGTATTTTATCAAACTTTATAAGAAAGATGAGAAGAAGCCCTTTACCAATATCGCATTTACTTTTCTAGGGATATTTTATGTGGCTTTGCCTATTTCTTTGCTGAGCGTGGCGGCATTTTCGATGGGTCATTATAGTTATCAGATCATTATTGGCCTATTTTTAATCTTGTGGGCTAGCGATACGGGAGCTTATTTTGCCGGGATCCAGTTTGGTAAACGAAAACTATTTGAGCGTGTATCGCCAAAAAAATCCTGGGAAGGGAGTGTAGGTGGAGCTATTCTGTCATTGGTGTTTGCTGTAGGTGTGTCGTATTATTTTCATGATTTGGCTCGCTGGCAGTGGATCGTGATCTCGCTGATCATTATTGTCTGTGGCACGTATGGTGATTTGGTAGAGTCGTTGTTCAAACGCAGTATGCAGATCAAAGACTCTGGACGCAAACTGCCAGGGCACGGTGGGTTTTTGGACCGTTTCGATGGCTTGTTGCTGTCGGTTCCATTCATCGTGATCTTTCTCAAATTCTGCATGAAATACTGATAGGATTATTAGAATATAAAGCGTTTGTTTCTTTTTTTGAATGATTACATTTGTTTCATAACAAACAACAAACACAAAAATGGGATACATAGAACCTGCTCCGATCAAGGATAAAGAGAATCCTTTTGAGTCTATGATGTCTAGGTTTAATGTGGCCGCTGAAGCCCTCGGCCTAGACCAAGAAATCTACAATGTACTAAAGTCTCCGTACAAGCAAGCCATCGTATCATTGCCTGTGACCATGGATGACGGTTCGATTCGCGTATTCGAAGGTTACCGTGTCATTCACTCCAACATCCTTGGTCCATCCAAAGGAGGTGTGCGTTTTGATTTGGGGGTCAATCTCGATGAGGTCAAGGCCTTGGCGGCATGGATGACTTGGAAATGCGCCGTGGTGGACATACCCTATGGAGGTGCCAAAGGAGGTATAAAGTGTAACCCACGAGAAATGTCGGCAGGAGAAATCGAACGACTGACTCGGACGTATACTCAAACACTGATTGAAATATTCGGACCTGACCGGGATATTCCTGCTCCGGATATGGGGACTGGGCCGAGAGAGATGGCTTGGATGATGGATGAATATTCCAAATCACAAGGAATGACGGTCAATGCCGTGGTGACAGGTAAGCCGCTCGTACTAGGAGGGTCACTCGGTCGTACCGAAGCAACAGGACGTGGGGTGATGATTTCGGCTCTTGCTGCTATGGAGCGCAAGCATATCAACCCATTCAATGCCAAATGTGCGATCCAAGGATTTGGTAACGTCGGCTCATGGGCAGCACAGCTACTGGCTGAGCGTGGCGTCAAGGTAGTCGCGATCAGTGACATCTCTGGAGCGTACCACAACGACAATGGAATCAATATAGAAGAGGCGATAGCATACCGTGATGCTAATAACAGAAGCCTAGAAGGCTATGGAGGTGCAGAAAAAATCGATGGTGATGAGTTATTATTTTTGGACGTGGATGTGTTGATTCCTGCTGCTATGGAGGATGTAATTACCAAAAATAATGCTGCCAAGATAAAGGCGAAATTGATTGTCGAGGGAGCTAATGGCCCTACCTCTGCCAAAGCAGACGCTATCTTGATGGAGAATGATGTGATGGCTGTGCCTGACATTTTGG
The DNA window shown above is from Reichenbachiella sp. 5M10 and carries:
- a CDS encoding putative signal transducing protein, which gives rise to MTDWQKVYSDRTEYRANIVVSVLEDKGIQPVLINKKDAAYQLGQFEVHVVADDVIRAIKIIKDDIKFE
- a CDS encoding phosphatidate cytidylyltransferase — translated: MTSNSNNKFGDLVKRLITGILGAAFTIFVVAYDQWGFFGAFLFLAVMTQLEFYKLIQASGIIPLKTYGTLMGILIFTLFFLGSSGHVHDTDWFYIILPLTSGVYFIKLYKKDEKKPFTNIAFTFLGIFYVALPISLLSVAAFSMGHYSYQIIIGLFLILWASDTGAYFAGIQFGKRKLFERVSPKKSWEGSVGGAILSLVFAVGVSYYFHDLARWQWIVISLIIIVCGTYGDLVESLFKRSMQIKDSGRKLPGHGGFLDRFDGLLLSVPFIVIFLKFCMKY
- a CDS encoding Glu/Leu/Phe/Val dehydrogenase yields the protein MGYIEPAPIKDKENPFESMMSRFNVAAEALGLDQEIYNVLKSPYKQAIVSLPVTMDDGSIRVFEGYRVIHSNILGPSKGGVRFDLGVNLDEVKALAAWMTWKCAVVDIPYGGAKGGIKCNPREMSAGEIERLTRTYTQTLIEIFGPDRDIPAPDMGTGPREMAWMMDEYSKSQGMTVNAVVTGKPLVLGGSLGRTEATGRGVMISALAAMERKHINPFNAKCAIQGFGNVGSWAAQLLAERGVKVVAISDISGAYHNDNGINIEEAIAYRDANNRSLEGYGGAEKIDGDELLFLDVDVLIPAAMEDVITKNNAAKIKAKLIVEGANGPTSAKADAILMENDVMAVPDILANAGGVTVSYFEWVQNRLGYKWTRERVNRRSDRIMKTSFNKVYEVSQEYNVSLRIAAYIVAIDKVSNTYKYRGGF